Proteins encoded together in one Xenopus laevis strain J_2021 chromosome 6L, Xenopus_laevis_v10.1, whole genome shotgun sequence window:
- the LOC121394734 gene encoding traf2 and NCK-interacting protein kinase-like, with product MTMCAGGSVDALIRSTPNRSLDETWISYICKKVLQGLDYLQELNVIHHDLKGANIMLTSTARVKIIDFGLATIGPISTSNAGTRCWMAPEVHACFTGSVHYNYKVDVWSLGITAIEMAEYNPPHIKLRGAELSERIMNGPAPALKEDIWSNKFHRFINKCLQKDPAKRPFAKELLLNRFITYNRDEDEVQYSIAEHIQKGAKK from the exons ATGACAATGTGTGCTGGTGGCTCCGTAGACGCCTTAATTAGGAGCACGCCCAATAGATCCTTGGATGAGACCTGGATTTCATACATATGCAAGAAAGTTTTACAG ggCCTGGATTACTTACAGGAACTGAACGTGATACATCATGATCTCAAGGGCGCCAATATAATGTTAACTTCTACGGCCCGTGTGAAGATAA ttgattttggcCTTGCCACAATAGGGCCCATCAGTACAAGTAATGCAGGAACCCGCTGTTGGATGGCACCTGAAGTCCATGCATGTTTTACAGGAAGTGTACATTATAACTACaag gtgGATGTGTGGTCTTTAGGAATCACAGCCATAGAAATGGCAGAATACAATCCTC CACACATTAAACTCCGTGGTGCTGAGCTTTCCGAAAGGATTATGAATGGTCCAGCTCCAGCTCTAAAAGAGGATATATG GAGTAATAAATTCcacagatttattaataaatgccTTCAGAAGGATCCAGCCAAAAGACCATTCGCAAAGGAACTCCTACTAAACCGATTCATCACATATAATCGAGATGAAGACGAGGTGCAATATAGCATAGCAGAGCATATACAGAAAG GAGCAAAGAAATAA